One Opitutaceae bacterium genomic window, GCCGGGCGGGGCGGGAGAGACGGTCACCCGCAATTACCTCGCCCGGGTCAATGCCAACGGCAGCCTGGACACCGGGTTCGATCCGAATCCGAACAATATCGTCTATTCCCTTGCGGCGGATTCCGCCGGACGATTGATCGTGGGTGGAGGGTTCACCCAGATGCAACCCGGGGCCTCGGCGGCAACCGGGGTCAGCCGAATAGCGCGACTTGATGCTTCAGGGGCAATCGACAGCTCGTTCACCATCAAGGCCGACAATCGGGTGCTCGCCCTGACCTTTGAGGCGGACGGTTCCCTCCTGATCGGCGGTGAATTCCATTCGCTGCTTCAGGGTGGTTCCCAGACGGCGATTGACCGGCTCTTTGTGGCCCGGATCATGAAAGACGGTTCGATTGATGGAGACTTCCGCCCGAACGCCAACGCGAGCGTCAACGGCATCGCCATCCAGGCCGATGGCCGGATCCTCCTTGCCGGCGGATTCACGGGCTTTCTGCCGCCCGGCGCGTCCAATCCCATTTCGCAGCGCTACCTCGCCCGGATCAATCCGGGCGGATCACTGGATTCCACCTTCAATGCCGGGCCGAATTTCCGGATCAGTGCCGTCGCCGTGGGTCCGGATGGTTCCATCGTGGTCGGCGGTGCGTTCACCCGATTCCGTCCGGCCTCTTCGACGAGCGCGATCAACCGGAACCGGGCCGCCCGCATCTACCCGGACGGATCACTGGATGCCGCCTCCACCCTTGACGGGGGAGGATCCTACTCGGTCCTGGCCAGATTGCCCGACAACAGTATTCTTGCCGCGGGCGATTTCTCAAGCGCCGGCGGCCTGAACCGCCTGAACATGGTCAAGCTCGGCGCGAATGGTCTGGTCAGCAATACCTTCACGGCGTCTACGAACGGCGTGGTTCGGGGTGCCGTCGTCCAGAATGACGGCAAGATCGTCATCGTGGGCGAGTTCAACCAGGTCAACGATGTCGGCCGTCAGGGTGCGGCGCGGCTCAATGCCGATGGCTCTCTGGACACCGCCTTTCAACCAAGCGCCAACGCTCCGGTCCATGCCGTCGCGCTCGCTTCAGACGGAAAGATTTACATCGGCGGTGCCTTCACCAGCCTGAACCCGAATCTCAGCGAGACCGCGGTTCCCCGAGCCTACCTCGCGCGGCTCAATGCCGACGGGACCGTCGATCCGGATTTCTCTCCGGGGTTGGGTGGCGACGTCGAAAGTCTGGCCCTTCAGTCCGACGGAGCATTGCTGGTCGGTGGTTCCTTCACCTTCATTCTCCCACAGGGCCAAGAAGGCAGTCTTCCCGGAGTCAATCTGGTCCGGTTCAAGTCTGACGGGGCCTTCGATGACACTTTTCGTCCGGGGCCGAACAGCACGGTATCCATCATCACGGTCCAGGCCGATGGGCGGATTCTCATTGGCGGACAATTCACCGGGCTGCTTCCCGCCGGGAGCGAGGTACTCATCCCCCGTGCCTACGTCGCCCGGGTCATGGCAGACGGAACGCTCGATGAAGGCTTTGATCCCCGTCCGAATGGATCTGTCGAGGCCATCGCGGAAACCGGCGGGGAGCGGGTTCTTCTTGGCGGTCGCTTCACCTGGCTCAATCCCAATGGCGCGGAGACACCGGTCTATCGCGATCGTTTTGTCCGGCTCAATGCAGACGGCACGGTTGACGCGAGCCTGAGTGTCGCCGCGGACGATGTGGTCCGGAGTTTTCTCCAGGAGAGCAATGGAGATGTCCTCATCGGCGGTACTTTCAGTGGATTGGTCGCCTTCACCGGTCAGGCCGGGACAACGACCGGACGCCTCGGACGACTCAAGTCCGACGGAAATCTCGACTTCACATTCTCGATACGGGCGGACAACGCCGCCGGCAGCGAAGTGGTGGCCATTGCTCCGCAGAACGATGGCACCCTGCTGGTGGGCGGCACCTTCGCCAATCTGGGCGGCGGCTCGAATCTCAATGCGGCACGGCTCTTTTCCGATGGCAGCATCGATCGTTCCTTCGCTTCCCAGGTCAACGGCCCCGTCCGCGCCCTGCTGTCGCGCCCGAATCGGGAATCCGATATTGTCAACCGACGTCTCTTCGCCCTGCTCAAAGCCAACGGCACCGTGGCGGATCAGGACAATCCAGCCGATGGAGGTGAACTCTCCGGCCAGGTGCTCGCGCTGGTGGAGCAGGCCGATGGCAAGCTGATCGCCGGAGGTAGCTTCACCGACGGAAACGGCCAGATCGGGCCCTATCTGGTGAGGTTCAATCTGGATGGATCGGTTGACTCGAGCTTCAAGCCGATCCTCAACGGGCCGGTCCTGGCGCTGGCCCTTCAGTCCGACGGGAAGCTGCTTGTGGGTGGTTCCTTCAGTCTGATCAACGGTTCCGCGCGCAACCGGATCGCCCGCATCGACACCAACGGCGAACTCGACGCGACATTTGATCCGAATGCCGGCAACGTCGTCTATGCCATCGCCCTGCAGCCCGACGGCAAGATCCTCATCGGCGGCACGTTCACCACCCTGCAGCCCAATGGTGCGGCCACTTCGACGACCCGGAGCCGCCTGGCCCGGCTGAACACCGACGGAACGGTCGATGCCGTGTTCAATCCGGCCCCCAACGACCGGGTTGTCGCCCTCGCCGTGCAGTCGGACGGACAGATCCTCATGGGGGGCGATTTCTCCTCCCTGGCCCCGAACGGGGGAACCGCTGTCGCCCGATTGCGGCTCGCCCGGGTGACGGCGGCCGGCGAGGTCGATGCGACTCTCAATCCACAGGTCGGAGGACCGGTCTTTTCGATTGCCGTTCAGGGTGACGGGAAATTCGTGATCGGCGGCAGTTTCGTCGGGATCCTTCCAGCCGGCGCGACAGAGGCGGTCACCCGGAACGCCTTGGCCCGGTTCAACTCGGATGGAACGCTCGACACAGAATACGACCCCAATCCCAACGCCTCGGTCAGTGTTGTCCGTCTCCAGTCCGACGGGAAGATCCTTGTTGGCGGAGTCTTCACTTCGTTCCGGCCCAATCAGTCGGACTTCTCCATCCGGCGGAATCGGATCGCCCGACTGAATCCGGACGGGACCCCGGACAGTGCCTTCAATCCCAATGCGGACTCAAACGTGAGCACGATCAAGGTGCGTCAGGATGGAACCATAGCGATCGGCGGACTCTTCTCCACCCTGCAGCAGGGAGCGGGGATCCTCCTTGGAGGAGCCTTCAGCGCGGTAAATGGAGTGGCGGTCAGCAATCTGGCCCGGGTCAATTCGGATGGCACCCCGGACACCCTGTTCAGCCCCAATCCCGACCGACCCGTCGATGGCTTCATCCTGCAGCCCGACGGCAGGACGGTCGTGATCGGCGAATTCACCTCGATCGCCGGACAGACGCGCAACCGGATCGCCCGATTCGATCCCGACGGTGCGCTCGAATCCGGTTTCAATCCGGGCGCGAATGGCACCGTTTCGGCCGCTGCGCTTCAGGCAGACGGCAAATCGTGGTGGGTGGCGCCTTCACCTCGATCGGAGGAAGTGCGAGGGTTCGACTCGCTCGACTCAATCCTGCCGGGACTCTGGATACGGGATTCCAGGTCGATGCCAATGAGACGGTGACGGCCCTCGCCGTCCAGTCCGGTGGTGGAATCATCGTCGCCGGTTCCTTCACTCAGATCGGAGGGATCGCGCGACCCTACCTGGCCCGGGTTCTCTCGGACGGTACCGTCGATGCCTCTTTCAACCCGGCTCCGAATGGCCCGGTTCATTCGATCGCCCTGCAGCCGGACGGATCAATGTTGATCGGAGGGGCCTTTACTTCAATCGGCGGCGGCTCGCGGGCCGGCTTGGCCCGGCTGACGGCCGCCGGTCTGCTTGATGCGGCGTTTCGTGCCGATACCGACAGCGCAGTCCGTTCGGTCGTCCTGCTCAGCAACGGGCGTCCCTTCCTCGGCGGTGGTTTCACCCTGGTCGGGGGTCAGGCCCGGTTCCTTACCGCCCGGCTTGGCGCCACTTCGTCCCTGAGCGACAAGCTTGCGGTTGATGGCAGTCGCACCTCGATCAGCTGGACCCGCGACGGTGCCGTTCCCGAAATCACCGGGGCTTTCTTTGCCACGTCCACTGATGGAAACGAATGGGTTTCCGTTGGGTTCGGCACCCGGATCTCCGGGCAGAAGACCTGGACGGTCAATCTGACGGAGGCCCTTCCAGCCGCTGCCGGCTATTTCATCCGGGCGGAGGGAATTGTACCGACCAACGGAGGCAGCTCGAGTGGAACTGTCCGCTCGGTTGCCCAGTTCTATGGAAATACCCCGTCGGGTCCGGTCGACCTGGGCCAGTCCCCGGACACCTCGGATGCCGCCGACCAGTCGGGCGGCTCTGACGGCTCAGAAGGGACGGGTGGTTCATCTCCGGGATCGGACACAAGTGGTGGTGCGGACGCAGGCGGCAACGGCTCGATCGGTGCCGGCGCGACCTTTGACTGGACCCAGATCGCTCCGGATTCATCGTCGCATGTCACGTTCACCAACCTCTCAACCCGGGTGCGCCTCCAGCCTGCCCGTTCCTTCATCACCGGATTCTCAATCGATGGGCCATCATCGAAACCCGTCCTGATCCGCGCGGTTGGTCCGGGACTTGCCGGCTTCGGCATCGGCGATCCTCTCCCATCGCCTCGCGTTGAAGTTCTCGATCAACGGGGCAGCCCGGTGGCCGTGAACGACGGCTGGAGCGGGAATCCGGCAATCGCGGCTGCCGGGGTGACCGTGGGCGCCTTT contains:
- a CDS encoding delta-60 repeat domain-containing protein is translated as MVGGAFTSIGGSARVRLARLNPAGTLDTGFQVDANETVTALAVQSGGGIIVAGSFTQIGGIARPYLARVLSDGTVDASFNPAPNGPVHSIALQPDGSMLIGGAFTSIGGGSRAGLARLTAAGLLDAAFRADTDSAVRSVVLLSNGRPFLGGGFTLVGGQARFLTARLGATSSLSDKLAVDGSRTSISWTRDGAVPEITGAFFATSTDGNEWVSVGFGTRISGQKTWTVNLTEALPAAAGYFIRAEGIVPTNGGSSSGTVRSVAQFYGNTPSGPVDLGQSPDTSDAADQSGGSDGSEGTGGSSPGSDTSGGADAGGNGSIGAGATFDWTQIAPDSSSHVTFTNLSTRVRLQPARSFITGFSIDGPSSKPVLIRAVGPGLAGFGIGDPLPSPRVEVLDQRGSPVAVNDGWSGNPAIAAAGVTVGAFDLLPENADAALRVDLPAGSYTVRVSDSNGLPGVVLAEIYDLELESGLTSSRLVNVSSRGPVASGSGVATGGFNVAGDEPAHLLIRAVGPGMTAFGVKGALADPVLRVFTGDGRMVARNDDWNVPFTVDALYPAYRAADFAEAAARTGAFALESGSLDSVVLIEAAPGTYTAQATGSDGTTGEIIIEVYLLK